A genomic segment from Microtus pennsylvanicus isolate mMicPen1 chromosome 21, mMicPen1.hap1, whole genome shotgun sequence encodes:
- the Fam228b gene encoding protein FAM228B: protein MKNGNQDDLVTGTLPKRKSSKEWLEPQSLSFMEALAKEDTDAAVQSILYRENYVIKELDKYLNHYEFLNERRKEMLYKKWVERVEDPLQKKIIEKVSSHKKIKKRRRQELENFLKYVNKKENAFIEHYDPKEYDPFYTNKEDPNFLKVIIPPVRDPLKKAQYDKDDEKRTLLQCETGRIYTMKEFKEIEKAQLQSRFPSISNSRQCMTPNEWLKVPMRYIESEFCKKSRVKVKVNFNAGSFDLNPLRRVPDILDFQEKEKAVSYKNKGLSSLESEDPCLQEGKNPSSKGISAKGRHSSAALCQ, encoded by the exons ATGAAAAATGGGAACCAAGATGATCTGGTAACGGGCACACTTCCTAAGCGCAAGAGCTCCAAAGAATGGTTGGAACCACAGTCGCTTTCTTTTATGGAG GCTTTAGCTAAAGAAGACACTGATGCAGCTGTTCAATCAATTTTATACAGAGAAAATTATGTAATAAAG GAATTAGACAAGTATTTAAATCATTACGAATTcttaaatgaaagaagaaaagaaatgttgtATAAAAAATGGGTTGAGCGTGTGGAAGATCCTCTACagaagaaaattatagaaaaagtTTCTTCACATAAGAAGATTAAAAAGAGGAGACGACAAGAATTAGAGAATTTTTTGAAATATGTTAATAAGAAG GAAAATGCGTTTATAGAGCATTATGATCCAAAAGAATATGACCCTTTTTATACGAACAAAGAGGACCCCAATTTTCTGAAG GTTATCATACCGCCAGTTCGTGACCCTTTGAAGAAAGCTCAATATGACAAGGATGATGAGAAGCGAACTCTTCTTCAGTGTGAGACTG GCAGAATCTATACAATGAAAGAATTTAAAGAGATCGAGAAGGCCCAATTGCAGTCCAGGTTCCCGAGTATTTCTAATTCAAGGCAATGCATGACTCCAAATGAATGGCTTAAAGTGCCCATGAGATATATAGAGAGTGAATTTTGTAAAAAGAGCAG GGTCAAAGTAAAGGTGAATTTTAATGCTGGTAGTTTTGATTTGAATCCACTGAGAAGGGTGCCTGATATTCTGGAtttccaggagaaagaaaaggcagtcaGTTACAA AAACAAAGGACTTTCCTCTCTGGAGAGTGAAGATCCGTGTCTCCAGGAGGGAAAAAACCCAAGTTCTAAAGGGATCAGTGCTAAAGGTCGCCATTCTTCTGCAGCCCTCTGCCAGTAG